A genomic segment from Deinococcus sp. YIM 77859 encodes:
- a CDS encoding ABC transporter ATP-binding protein, translating to MTPDPTAGPGVTRRLYGLLTPYRRTVALGLALLLGSVAAELYPPLVWIRVVDQGIVARDWALIGGQLALLVGVFGLQQLLSAWRGLLLERAGQQLTLDLRLRLYRKLQGQSASYFEAQRTGDLLARVTGDVDALQDVLVRGTDAVLANALRLVGVVAIFIALQPLLGVLVTLPMLAVALMLRRYARTVRPAYRAARTRLGDLTALITDRLAGVRVVQGFARERAEEERVAALAGELYAEQVRAVALRNRAFPLARFVANFGNVLMLGGGAWLILAGQFTLGGLLAYRGYGRYFYGPIDDLVNIGDLLQRAEASGRRVFEVLDAPVAVTERAGARPLPEPVRGEVRFEGVTFGYDPARPVLRDVTLTVPAGQRVAVLGASGAGKSTLLSLVWRGHDPQAGRVRLDGVDVRDLTLASLRSHAAAMPQDTFLFHDTVLENVRYARPDATAAEVEAALEAASALDFVRALPQGLETVVGERGVRLSGGQRQRLAIARTLLARPSVLLLDEPTSAVDAESEAVVVAALGRLMRGRTALIVTHRLSLARTSDRVIVLEGGRIVEDGAPDVLRARNGAYAALERAAQALDGTLPEVPLSVE from the coding sequence GTGACCCCCGACCCCACCGCAGGCCCCGGCGTCACTCGCCGCCTCTACGGGCTGCTCACGCCCTACCGCCGCACCGTGGCGCTGGGCCTCGCGCTCCTGTTGGGCAGCGTGGCCGCCGAACTCTACCCGCCGCTCGTGTGGATTCGGGTGGTGGACCAGGGGATTGTGGCGCGGGACTGGGCCTTGATCGGTGGGCAGCTCGCCCTGCTCGTCGGCGTGTTCGGGCTGCAACAGCTTCTCTCGGCGTGGCGCGGGCTGCTGCTGGAGCGGGCCGGGCAGCAGCTCACGCTGGACCTGCGCCTGAGGCTGTACCGCAAGCTCCAGGGCCAGTCCGCGAGCTACTTCGAGGCCCAGCGCACCGGCGACCTCCTCGCCCGCGTGACCGGGGACGTGGACGCCCTTCAGGACGTGCTCGTGCGCGGGACGGACGCGGTGCTGGCGAACGCCCTGCGGCTCGTGGGCGTGGTCGCCATCTTCATCGCGCTGCAACCCCTCCTCGGGGTGCTCGTCACGCTGCCCATGCTCGCCGTCGCGCTGATGCTGCGGCGCTACGCCCGCACGGTGCGGCCCGCCTACCGCGCGGCGCGGACCCGGCTGGGCGACCTCACGGCGCTCATCACCGACCGATTGGCGGGGGTGCGGGTCGTGCAGGGCTTCGCGCGGGAGCGGGCCGAGGAGGAGCGGGTCGCCGCGCTCGCGGGCGAGCTGTACGCGGAGCAGGTGAGGGCGGTCGCCCTGCGCAACCGCGCCTTTCCGCTGGCCCGCTTCGTGGCGAACTTCGGCAATGTCCTGATGCTGGGGGGCGGCGCGTGGCTGATTTTGGCGGGGCAGTTCACCCTGGGGGGACTGCTGGCCTACCGGGGCTACGGCCGCTACTTCTACGGCCCGATCGACGACCTCGTGAATATCGGGGACCTGCTGCAACGCGCCGAGGCGAGCGGGCGGCGGGTCTTCGAGGTGCTGGACGCGCCCGTAGCGGTCACCGAGCGTGCCGGAGCGCGGCCCCTCCCCGAACCCGTGCGGGGCGAAGTGCGCTTCGAGGGCGTCACCTTCGGCTATGACCCCGCCCGCCCGGTGCTGCGGGACGTGACCCTCACCGTCCCGGCGGGGCAGCGGGTCGCGGTGCTGGGGGCGTCGGGGGCGGGCAAAAGCACGCTGCTCTCGCTCGTTTGGCGGGGGCATGACCCCCAGGCGGGCCGGGTGCGGCTCGACGGCGTGGACGTGCGTGACCTCACGTTGGCGAGCCTGCGCTCGCACGCCGCCGCCATGCCGCAAGACACCTTTCTCTTTCACGACACGGTGCTGGAGAACGTGCGCTACGCCCGGCCTGACGCGACGGCGGCCGAGGTCGAAGCCGCGCTGGAAGCCGCCTCCGCGCTCGACTTCGTGCGCGCCCTCCCGCAGGGCCTGGAAACGGTGGTGGGCGAGCGGGGGGTGCGTCTCAGCGGCGGCCAGCGCCAGCGCCTCGCCATCGCCCGGACGCTCCTCGCCCGCCCCAGCGTGCTGCTGCTCGACGAACCGACCAGCGCGGTGGATGCCGAGAGCGAGGCGGTCGTGGTGGCCGCCCTGGGGAGACTCATGCGCGGGCGCACCGCCCTGATCGTGACCCACCGCCTGAGTCTGGCGCGGACCTCTGACCGGGTGATCGTGCTGGAGGGGGGGCGCATCGTGGAGGACGGCGCACCCGACGTGCTGCGGGCGCGAAACGGGGCCTACGCCGCGCTGGAACGGGCGGCGCAGGCGCTCGACGGCACGCTGCCGGAGGTCCCCCTCAGCGTGGAGTAA
- a CDS encoding GTP-binding protein, with the protein MTLPVSRSDDRIPVLVIGGFLGAGKTTLVNHLIRTCGEAKPNPSGASSNEERAAKMEEQAVSCPPVLESQPPAPIRSLRLGVIVNEFGQTGVDGSLVERLQDDVTELTAGCLCCTGRDDLLRALVTISLREQKPDAVLVELSGVADPTPVLSTLLERSVRAAFRVTTLVAVADARHVLQTLRDHPEAARQLAYANVIVLNKTDLADPERLDHAADVLRGVNPLARIVRVERAQVDAQALLARDDFDPRALEGAAPVSHTPGLASFTLRAETPLDPFRWGRFLTDFILSRPAEVLRVKGTLSLAGYPHRVLFQAVRDLLTADAWDEADGRTELVFIGRGLERAEYEAAWAECVAAGPTGLEEKETQVSSRYDPAP; encoded by the coding sequence ATGACCCTCCCCGTGTCCCGTTCCGACGACCGCATTCCCGTCCTCGTGATCGGCGGCTTTTTGGGCGCGGGCAAAACCACCCTGGTCAACCACCTGATCAGAACGTGCGGTGAGGCGAAGCCAAACCCGAGCGGAGCGAGCAGCAACGAGGAGCGGGCGGCGAAGATGGAAGAACAGGCCGTGTCGTGTCCGCCTGTTTTGGAATCGCAGCCGCCTGCCCCCATTCGCTCGCTGCGCCTCGGTGTCATCGTCAACGAGTTCGGGCAAACGGGGGTGGATGGCAGCCTGGTGGAGCGGCTTCAGGACGACGTGACCGAGCTCACGGCGGGTTGCCTGTGTTGCACGGGCAGAGACGACCTGCTGCGGGCGCTCGTGACCATCTCGCTGCGCGAACAGAAGCCCGACGCCGTGCTTGTCGAGCTCAGCGGCGTGGCGGACCCCACCCCGGTCCTGAGCACCCTGCTGGAACGCTCGGTGCGGGCGGCGTTCCGGGTCACCACCCTGGTGGCCGTGGCCGACGCCCGGCATGTCCTCCAGACCCTGCGCGACCACCCGGAGGCCGCCCGGCAACTCGCCTACGCCAACGTCATCGTACTGAACAAGACCGACCTCGCCGACCCCGAGCGCCTCGACCACGCCGCAGATGTGCTGCGCGGGGTCAACCCCCTCGCGCGCATCGTCCGGGTGGAGCGCGCTCAGGTAGACGCCCAGGCCCTGCTGGCCCGCGACGACTTTGATCCCCGCGCCCTGGAGGGAGCCGCGCCCGTCTCGCACACGCCGGGCCTGGCCTCCTTCACCCTGCGCGCGGAGACGCCGCTCGACCCCTTCCGCTGGGGACGCTTTCTGACCGACTTCATCCTCTCGCGCCCCGCCGAGGTGCTGCGGGTCAAGGGGACGCTCTCGCTCGCGGGCTACCCCCACCGAGTGCTGTTTCAGGCCGTGCGCGACCTCTTGACCGCCGACGCCTGGGACGAGGCAGATGGCCGAACCGAACTCGTTTTCATCGGGCGGGGGCTGGAGCGGGCCGAGTATGAGGCGGCGTGGGCGGAGTGCGTGGCGGCGGGTCCAACTGGCCTCGAGGAGAAGGAGACGCAGGTATCCTCCCGCTATGACCCTGCACCCTGA
- a CDS encoding DUF3809 domain-containing protein, producing MLIEAQQSFVLPHPGGQDAALAFVRDAGRALSQVRFLRRLRGNTRGVSGELVVSVPLLGEVDLPFRSRLSVTPNGAALTPQPIEEERAWVEVAGQAKVDEAGEVTFAFHFRAHLTLPQAEGWGGAAFEKMVRAAAERTLARLAAELPAGIGAAMGAAGP from the coding sequence GTGCTGATCGAGGCGCAGCAGTCTTTTGTCCTGCCGCATCCCGGCGGACAGGACGCGGCGCTGGCCTTTGTTCGGGATGCGGGCCGGGCGCTTTCCCAGGTGCGTTTCTTGCGCCGTCTCCGGGGGAATACCCGGGGCGTGTCCGGCGAGCTGGTCGTCTCCGTCCCGCTGCTGGGGGAGGTGGACCTGCCCTTTCGGAGCCGCCTCAGCGTCACGCCCAACGGGGCGGCCCTCACGCCGCAGCCCATCGAGGAGGAACGCGCCTGGGTCGAGGTCGCCGGACAGGCCAAGGTGGACGAGGCGGGAGAGGTGACCTTTGCCTTCCACTTTCGCGCTCACCTGACCCTGCCGCAGGCCGAGGGCTGGGGCGGGGCGGCCTTTGAGAAGATGGTGCGTGCCGCTGCCGAACGGACCCTGGCGCGCCTAGCGGCAGAGTTGCCGGCGGGCATCGGGGCGGCCATGGGCGCCGCAGGGCCGTGA
- the dnaX gene encoding DNA polymerase III subunit gamma/tau, whose translation MSALYQRARPINWDQVVGQEHVKDVLKAALEAGRVGHAYLFSGPRGVGKTTTARLIAMTANCTGPSPQPCGECESCLAVRAGSHPDVLEIDAASNNSVDDVRDLREKVALAAMRGGKKIYILDEAHMMSRAAFNALLKTLEEPPPHVIFILATTEPEKIIPTILSRCQHYRFRRLTPEEIAGKLAGLAEREGVMAEPEALHLIGRLADGAMRDGESLLERMLAAGTAVTKAGVEEALGLPPGERVRGIAGALVLGDAGTALTGAAELYRAGFAARTIVEGLVAAFADALHAELGLEGERLSGADVPRLLRLQAALDEQEARFARSADGLSLELALTHALLAAESGGGAASVPADLTQRLSRVERELAELRAGGGRAAPANEVPAFEPGARRAPPARDAATPPPTPAPAPAHGTWADVTRQASMQLRAFLKPARMHAEPGYVSLTYDEKSTFHAKQVAAKFDEVAGLVLKVFGPVTFELIAPEGNRRVSLGERGPNGGSEPAPAGPAPAPVRVETKAAPEIPAFEPAPRPRASRGPAFAPLEPAPRQRPAAGQTQPQARASTATLDAPPAPLRPAPPPSPDDVAPAPLAEPADVPWEEEHAAEPPPGTSRELYLAEPITEEPDWGEIGGAVEGPPPTLEDAPFADVVPARPAPAPRPATQPQAAAPTRPGDIRAHPLYEEIKTRFSGRVREIGKNRNPPPSTATEEGEGEEAEA comes from the coding sequence ATGAGTGCCCTCTACCAACGCGCCCGCCCGATCAACTGGGATCAGGTGGTCGGCCAGGAGCACGTGAAGGACGTGCTGAAAGCGGCGCTTGAGGCCGGACGGGTGGGCCACGCCTACCTCTTTTCCGGGCCGCGCGGGGTAGGCAAGACCACAACAGCTCGCCTGATCGCCATGACCGCCAACTGCACCGGGCCCAGTCCGCAGCCCTGCGGCGAGTGTGAGTCGTGCCTGGCGGTACGGGCGGGGTCACACCCGGACGTGCTGGAGATCGACGCGGCCTCCAACAACTCGGTGGACGACGTGCGCGACCTGCGCGAGAAAGTTGCTCTTGCGGCGATGCGCGGCGGCAAGAAGATCTACATCCTCGACGAGGCACACATGATGTCGAGGGCGGCCTTTAACGCCCTGCTGAAGACGCTGGAGGAACCGCCCCCGCACGTGATCTTTATCCTGGCGACCACCGAGCCGGAAAAGATCATTCCCACCATCCTCTCCCGCTGCCAGCACTACCGGTTCCGCCGCCTGACGCCGGAAGAGATCGCCGGGAAGTTGGCCGGGCTGGCCGAGCGTGAGGGGGTCATGGCCGAGCCCGAGGCGCTCCACCTGATCGGGCGTCTGGCCGACGGGGCGATGCGCGACGGCGAGAGCCTGCTGGAACGGATGCTGGCGGCGGGCACCGCGGTGACGAAGGCGGGTGTCGAAGAGGCGCTTGGGCTGCCGCCGGGCGAGCGCGTGCGCGGCATCGCCGGGGCCCTGGTGCTGGGCGACGCGGGGACCGCCCTCACCGGCGCTGCCGAGCTGTACCGCGCGGGGTTCGCGGCGCGGACCATCGTGGAGGGGCTGGTCGCGGCCTTTGCGGACGCCCTGCACGCCGAGCTCGGGTTGGAAGGCGAGCGGCTCTCGGGCGCGGACGTGCCCCGCCTGCTCAGGCTTCAGGCCGCGCTGGACGAGCAGGAGGCGCGCTTTGCTCGCTCAGCGGATGGGCTTAGCCTCGAGTTGGCGCTGACCCACGCGCTTTTGGCCGCCGAGTCGGGGGGAGGAGCGGCGAGCGTGCCCGCCGACCTGACGCAGCGCCTCAGCCGAGTAGAGCGCGAGCTTGCGGAGCTGCGGGCGGGTGGGGGCCGGGCGGCTCCCGCGAACGAGGTTCCGGCGTTTGAACCGGGAGCACGGCGCGCGCCGCCTGCCCGTGACGCGGCGACCCCGCCCCCGACACCGGCACCTGCGCCCGCGCACGGCACCTGGGCGGACGTGACCCGGCAGGCGTCCATGCAACTCCGGGCCTTTCTCAAGCCCGCCCGGATGCATGCCGAACCCGGCTACGTGAGCCTGACCTACGACGAGAAGAGTACCTTCCATGCCAAGCAGGTCGCCGCCAAGTTCGATGAGGTGGCCGGGCTGGTGCTCAAGGTCTTCGGGCCCGTCACCTTCGAGCTGATCGCGCCGGAGGGAAACCGCCGGGTCAGCCTGGGCGAGCGCGGCCCGAACGGGGGGAGTGAACCGGCCCCCGCTGGTCCCGCGCCTGCCCCGGTTCGGGTGGAGACAAAGGCCGCCCCTGAGATCCCCGCCTTCGAGCCGGCCCCGCGGCCCCGCGCCTCCCGCGGCCCGGCCTTTGCCCCGCTGGAGCCCGCGCCGAGGCAGCGACCCGCCGCCGGGCAGACCCAACCTCAGGCCCGCGCGAGCACCGCCACCCTCGACGCGCCGCCCGCCCCCCTGCGCCCCGCGCCCCCTCCCAGCCCGGACGACGTGGCCCCCGCGCCCCTCGCGGAGCCCGCCGACGTGCCCTGGGAGGAGGAACACGCGGCTGAGCCGCCGCCCGGCACGTCCCGCGAGCTGTACCTGGCCGAGCCGATCACCGAGGAACCCGACTGGGGCGAGATCGGCGGGGCCGTGGAGGGGCCACCGCCGACGCTGGAGGACGCGCCCTTTGCAGACGTCGTGCCTGCCCGCCCAGCCCCCGCACCTCGCCCGGCGACCCAGCCCCAGGCCGCCGCCCCCACCCGCCCCGGCGACATTCGCGCCCATCCGCTGTACGAGGAGATCAAGACCCGCTTTTCGGGCCGGGTGCGCGAGATCGGCAAGAACCGCAACCCACCGCCGAGCACCGCGACCGAAGAAGGCGAGGGGGAGGAGGCGGAGGCCTAG
- a CDS encoding flavin reductase family protein, with translation MTSPAAREGIPPHEFRQTLGRFASGVTVITATDGEQRRGMTASAFVSVSLTPPLILVSVDHRAHMHALLSAETVTQFGVSILSSSQRHLSDHFAGRLGPEEEVPWLTHEGLPLIGGSVAQLVCRKQQAIPAGDHTLYLGLVEYARYTDDDPLLYFRGQYHELG, from the coding sequence ATGACTTCCCCCGCCGCCCGTGAAGGCATTCCCCCCCATGAGTTCCGGCAGACGCTGGGACGTTTTGCCAGTGGCGTCACGGTCATCACGGCGACCGACGGCGAGCAGCGCCGGGGCATGACGGCGAGTGCGTTTGTCTCTGTGAGCCTCACCCCGCCCCTCATCCTGGTGAGCGTGGATCACCGTGCCCATATGCATGCGCTGCTCTCCGCAGAGACGGTCACGCAGTTTGGTGTCAGCATCCTCAGCAGCAGCCAGCGGCATCTCAGTGACCATTTCGCCGGGCGGCTCGGCCCCGAAGAAGAGGTGCCCTGGTTGACCCACGAGGGCCTCCCCCTGATCGGCGGCAGCGTGGCGCAGCTCGTGTGCCGCAAGCAGCAGGCTATTCCCGCCGGGGACCACACCCTCTACCTCGGCCTGGTCGAGTATGCCCGCTACACCGATGACGACCCCCTGCTGTACTTCCGGGGCCAGTACCACGAGCTGGGCTGA
- the metK gene encoding methionine adenosyltransferase, producing MRKFYTSESVSEGHPDKLADFISDSLLDEFLRQEPTARVAIETLLTTGMAVVAGEVTAHNARVDVQKTVRDAVMKVGYTRANYGFDAEYSAVLVSIHEQSPEIAGGVNFSEEWRAMTAEERARPENAYSRVGAGDQGLMFGYATDETPELMPLPISLAHRLTRRLAELRKAGSEAKEARARGETLTPEQEQALAFAYLRPDAKAQVTVVRDGEPHEARETFVDTVVISTQHSDDVSQERIRTDMIEHVVRAVIPAELLTPDTKYFINPSGRFVIGGPHGDTGLTGRKIIVDTYGGAVPHGGGAFSGKDPTKVDRSAAYYARYIAKNIVAAGLARRALVEVAYAIGRAHPVSLRVDTYGTGTLSDERLAALVREHFDARPQAIIAQLDLLRPIYAQTAAYGHFGRPEFPWEQTDRAGALRLAALGVNQEA from the coding sequence ATGCGGAAGTTTTACACGTCGGAGTCGGTATCGGAAGGCCACCCGGACAAGCTGGCGGATTTCATCTCGGATTCCCTGCTCGACGAGTTCCTGCGGCAGGAACCGACGGCGCGGGTGGCGATCGAAACGCTGCTGACCACCGGTATGGCGGTCGTCGCGGGCGAGGTGACGGCTCACAACGCGCGGGTGGACGTACAGAAGACGGTGCGCGACGCCGTGATGAAGGTGGGCTACACCCGTGCCAACTACGGCTTTGACGCCGAGTACAGCGCGGTGCTCGTGTCCATTCACGAGCAGTCCCCCGAGATCGCCGGGGGCGTGAACTTCTCCGAGGAGTGGCGGGCGATGACCGCAGAGGAACGTGCTCGCCCGGAAAACGCCTACAGCCGGGTCGGCGCGGGTGACCAGGGCCTGATGTTCGGCTATGCCACCGACGAGACGCCTGAGCTGATGCCGCTTCCCATCAGCCTCGCGCACAGGCTGACGCGGCGGCTGGCCGAACTGCGCAAGGCCGGCAGCGAGGCCAAAGAGGCCCGCGCGCGCGGTGAAACGCTGACGCCCGAGCAGGAGCAGGCCCTCGCCTTTGCCTACCTGCGTCCCGACGCCAAGGCCCAGGTGACGGTGGTGCGCGACGGTGAGCCGCACGAGGCCCGCGAGACCTTTGTGGATACGGTGGTGATCAGCACCCAGCACAGTGATGACGTGAGCCAGGAGCGGATTCGGACGGACATGATCGAGCATGTGGTCCGGGCGGTGATCCCGGCGGAGCTGCTGACTCCCGACACGAAGTACTTCATCAACCCCAGCGGCCGCTTTGTGATCGGCGGTCCGCACGGCGATACTGGCCTCACCGGGCGCAAGATCATCGTGGATACCTATGGCGGCGCGGTTCCGCACGGGGGCGGAGCCTTTTCGGGCAAGGACCCCACCAAGGTGGACCGCTCGGCAGCCTACTACGCCCGCTACATCGCCAAAAACATCGTGGCGGCGGGTCTGGCACGGCGGGCCCTTGTGGAGGTTGCCTATGCCATCGGGCGGGCCCACCCCGTGAGCCTGCGGGTGGATACCTACGGGACGGGCACCTTGAGTGACGAGCGCCTTGCCGCGCTGGTGCGCGAGCACTTCGACGCCCGGCCCCAGGCGATCATCGCGCAACTCGACCTCCTGCGGCCCATCTACGCCCAGACCGCCGCGTACGGGCACTTTGGCCGCCCCGAGTTTCCGTGGGAACAGACGGACCGAGCAGGGGCGCTGCGCCTGGCCGCCCTGGGCGTGAATCAAGAAGCCTGA
- a CDS encoding PaaI family thioesterase: MTLHPDLQLPTPDEREALTPEELAGRLNGLSGTLGERLGIELLSASRERVTARMPVAGNRQPAGRLHGGASLALAEELASIGSWLNLDVRQQVAVGVDVNGTHVRGVTDGFVTAEAQLVYRGRTVLVWTVEVRDERGRTTTLARCTCNVVTHAAG; encoded by the coding sequence ATGACCCTGCACCCTGACCTGCAGCTGCCCACGCCGGACGAACGAGAAGCCCTGACCCCCGAGGAGCTGGCCGGGCGCCTCAACGGGCTTTCGGGAACGCTCGGTGAGCGGCTGGGGATCGAGCTTCTGAGCGCCTCGCGGGAGCGCGTGACCGCCCGCATGCCGGTAGCGGGCAACCGCCAGCCCGCCGGACGCCTGCACGGCGGCGCGAGCCTGGCCCTGGCGGAGGAGCTCGCCAGCATCGGCAGTTGGCTGAATCTGGACGTGCGGCAGCAGGTGGCGGTTGGGGTGGACGTGAACGGCACCCATGTTCGTGGCGTGACCGACGGCTTTGTCACGGCCGAGGCGCAGCTGGTCTACCGGGGCCGCACGGTGCTCGTCTGGACGGTGGAGGTGCGTGACGAGCGGGGCCGCACGACGACGCTGGCACGCTGCACCTGCAACGTGGTCACGCACGCGGCGGGCTAA
- a CDS encoding DUF3248 domain-containing protein: MTDAPFSNGAAPDLPPELARQLEALGGQLVWRVGKDELNDDVVVRLGYASATPRFAHLPRLRSVADAELQAALAEHRLVIEWVD, translated from the coding sequence ATGACGGACGCCCCCTTCTCCAATGGCGCTGCCCCGGACCTGCCCCCGGAACTCGCCCGGCAACTGGAGGCGTTGGGTGGACAACTGGTGTGGCGTGTGGGCAAGGATGAACTGAATGATGACGTGGTGGTGCGGCTGGGGTACGCCTCCGCGACGCCCCGTTTCGCGCACCTCCCCCGGCTGCGCAGCGTGGCCGACGCCGAGTTGCAGGCGGCCCTGGCCGAACACCGTTTGGTGATCGAGTGGGTGGACTGA
- a CDS encoding family 10 glycosylhydrolase yields the protein MKTSLLLAPLLALALAPVATATTAVPAVPPSPLDPVPATPAPPPISTVRGLWVDAFGPGLKTREQVARVVEDAAALGVNTLFVQAVRRGDCLCLRSTLPPITDRDFEKNFDPLTIVTRLAHARGMRVIAWVSVTGAMNARVPNTDPRHLVRQHGPSAGAASWMNRRPDGSWLEGADGWLDPAIPAAAEHMVAAVVSLVKNYPVDGVQLDRIRYPDGGAWGYDPKTLSRYRAETGTKGTPVPTDARWQAWKREQVTALVRRISLEVKAVRPSAWVTAATITYGPPPAPGDLAAFRRTRTYQDVLQDWPTWMREGLLDLNVLMNYKRDAVGEQGEWLDGWNAFAASVRGSAEVAGGTALYLNPPAVTAAQASRTVEAGLGWVGYSYRTPTLDVYSTRQTSAQGLSAVRAALTAPGSVLATPVPWNTQPPTVRGLLGRVVGSATPGGHLVEALRDGRVIARTTTDGGGHYGFLNLPPGPVEVRVSGQRWTETIPETGVVRPPNLLIRDVPLVPAASAKP from the coding sequence GTGAAGACTTCTCTCCTGCTTGCCCCGTTGCTGGCTCTGGCGCTTGCCCCCGTGGCGACCGCGACCACTGCTGTGCCGGCCGTCCCGCCCAGCCCGCTGGACCCGGTGCCCGCGACCCCCGCACCTCCTCCCATCAGCACCGTGCGGGGCCTGTGGGTGGACGCCTTTGGGCCGGGTCTCAAGACGCGCGAACAGGTGGCGCGGGTGGTGGAGGACGCCGCCGCGCTGGGCGTGAATACCCTCTTTGTGCAGGCGGTGCGCCGCGGCGACTGCCTGTGCCTGCGCTCGACCCTGCCTCCCATCACCGACCGTGACTTCGAGAAGAACTTCGACCCCCTCACCATCGTGACCCGACTGGCCCACGCGCGGGGGATGCGGGTGATCGCCTGGGTCAGCGTGACCGGGGCCATGAATGCCCGCGTGCCCAACACCGACCCCCGCCACCTCGTTCGGCAGCATGGCCCTTCGGCGGGCGCCGCCTCATGGATGAACCGCCGCCCGGACGGCTCGTGGTTGGAGGGGGCAGACGGCTGGCTTGACCCGGCGATCCCCGCCGCCGCCGAGCACATGGTGGCGGCGGTGGTCAGCCTGGTGAAGAATTATCCGGTTGACGGCGTGCAGCTCGACCGTATCCGCTACCCCGACGGGGGGGCTTGGGGCTACGATCCCAAGACGCTCTCGCGTTACCGCGCCGAGACCGGCACCAAAGGCACACCGGTCCCCACCGATGCCCGCTGGCAGGCCTGGAAGCGCGAGCAGGTCACCGCGCTCGTGCGCCGCATCAGCCTCGAGGTCAAGGCCGTGCGCCCCAGCGCCTGGGTCACCGCAGCCACCATCACCTACGGGCCGCCGCCCGCGCCCGGCGATCTGGCGGCCTTCCGCAGGACGCGGACCTACCAAGACGTGCTTCAGGACTGGCCCACCTGGATGCGCGAGGGCCTCCTCGACCTGAACGTGCTGATGAACTACAAGCGCGACGCGGTGGGGGAGCAGGGGGAGTGGCTAGACGGCTGGAACGCTTTTGCCGCCAGCGTACGGGGCAGCGCCGAGGTCGCGGGCGGCACCGCCCTCTACCTCAATCCGCCCGCGGTCACCGCCGCGCAGGCTAGCCGAACGGTGGAAGCGGGCCTGGGCTGGGTGGGCTACTCGTACCGAACACCCACCCTGGACGTGTACAGCACCCGCCAGACCAGCGCGCAGGGCCTCAGCGCCGTTCGCGCCGCGCTCACCGCTCCTGGCAGCGTCCTCGCCACGCCGGTTCCCTGGAACACCCAGCCTCCCACGGTGCGCGGCCTGCTCGGGCGCGTGGTGGGCAGCGCCACCCCCGGGGGTCACCTGGTCGAAGCCCTGCGGGATGGCCGGGTAATCGCCCGCACCACCACGGACGGCGGTGGACACTACGGCTTCCTGAACCTGCCGCCTGGCCCCGTTGAGGTGCGGGTCAGCGGCCAGCGCTGGACCGAGACGATTCCCGAGACCGGGGTGGTGCGTCCCCCCAATCTGCTGATCCGTGACGTGCCGCTTGTTCCGGCGGCCAGCGCGAAGCCGTAG